A genomic region of Plasmodium malariae genome assembly, chromosome: 14 contains the following coding sequences:
- the PmUG01_14078100 gene encoding conserved Plasmodium protein, unknown function: MTSSFLQISKAISRWKYRKECYDQFYNFTQCRGRMKKKGISLHVKGSIWNRNIRKDIKFGKTDKEEKKEVINLNLDRKGITSSKDLLKYIGKNKKLLLYILCKIDEKKNKYRGQQDVLNDLEHNINEKIVEEELSLRNSEKMIFLSCASSKYYAEKIHLIRNDNNGIYIDEKNLFNYYCTVLKYRKNNSLNDKEIDDDILTFFKSRMNIRKINSISLYLLNLSYLNSKTTIKTNVLYNFVLYMLKYIKNKITNRTGIILLTHYVDLLTSIMHVSKLKIETSSAEVGEENTDSINKIRMVNKNEYPFDCHSFSNLCKNSQVMIHAGHNDAKKSGEIISYDATKFYHYFNIYDFVCNREGYTSGDSAAVVTTRAKDGIAVGGVQQTIDALSMNKTSGSTWAKIYDIRSEIIYMIYYLNAALVCLLKKCVRNCKKDVHSKRFDEPLEKRLYVIINYMFNCLQYNVFCKTLFLLLQQVLIIYMSNNMRKYHFRYLSTSSIAHLVHLLSIQYSSVKIDDDNEKLIMLKNCLNKLFTNDCKDLGKKDKLLTYISVSKILFFSKKVYIEKMHNILSSELINFTYRDLYSVVYSLNCSKFYDLPFFESVLRNIYKLKHKYEQSRVLTIITVFCSFNVNLAIFNFLMAYANKNDMQPISREGKNEIPEFNRNQAKKLEEDLENKERILKELSSHIKENHNADNITFEELDTLELNSGDSVLKCDDSEERSLMNDEEIKRYLKKRKKKRKK; the protein is encoded by the exons ATGACAAGTTCATTCCTACAGATAAGTAAAGCTATATCAAGATGGAAATACCGAAAAGAGTGTTATGatcaattttataattttactcaATGTAGAGGGAGAATGAAGAAAAAGGGTATTTCTTTACATGTAAAGGGTAGCATATGGAATAGGAACATAAGAAAAGATATAAAGTTTGGGAAAACGgataaagaggaaaaaaaggaagtaattaatttaaacttGGACAGAAAAGGTATCACAAGTAGTAAGGAcctattaaaatatatagggaaaaataaaaaattgctattgtatatattatgtaaaattgatgagaaaaaaaataaatacagaGGACAGCAGGATGTACTAAACGACCTGGAGCacaatataaatgaaaaaatagttGAAGAGGAATTGTCATTACGTAATAGCGAAAAAATGATTTTCCTAAGTTGTGCAAGTAGTAAATATTACGCAGAGAAAATACACTTGATAAGAAATGATAACaatggtatatatatagatgaaAAGAACTTATTCAATTATTACTGTACTGTTTtaaaatacagaaaaaacaattctttaaatgataaagaaATAGATGATGATATATtgacattttttaaaagcagAATGAATATAAGGAAGATAAATAGCATTTCTTTATACCTTTTAAACTTGTCTTATTTAAATAGTAAAACTACCATAAAGACAAATGTTTTAtacaattttgttttatatatgttaaaatatataaagaataaaattaccAATCGGACGGGTATAATTCTTCTTACACACTACGTGGATTTACTAACATCTATAATGCATGTGTCGAAGCTGAAAATTGAAACTAGCTCTGCAGAAGTTGGAGAAGAAAACACAGATAGTATAAACAAAATCAGGATGGTTAATAAGAATGAATACCCTTTTGACTGTCATTCGTTTTCCAACTTATGCAAGAACAGCCAAGTTATGATACACGCAGGGCACAATGATGCAAAAAAATCAGGGGAAATTATTTCCTATGATGCAACCAAGTTCTATCACTACTTTAACATATACGATTTTGTTTGCAACAGGGAAGGATATACATCCGGGGATTCAGCAGCAGTCGTAACGACCAGAGCAAAGGACGGAATAGCAGTCGGTGGAGTACAGCAGACTATCGATGCTTTAAGCATGAACAAAACGAGCGGTAGCACTTGGGCAAAAATATACGATATACGGAGCGAAATCatttatatgatttattatttgaatgCCGCATTAGTCTGTTTACTTAAAAAGTGTGTTAGGAATTGTAAAAAGGATGTTCACAGTAAACGTTTTGATGAACCATTAGAAAAGAGACTATACGTCATcattaattatatgtttaacTGTTTACAATATAACGTTTTTTGcaaaacattatttttattattacaacaaGTGCTCATTATTTACATGAGTAATAATATGAGGAAGTATCATTTTCGTTATTTATCAACTTCAAGTATAGCTCATTTAGTTCATTTATTGTCTATACAATACAGCTCTGTTAAAATAGACGacgataatgaaaaattaattatgttaaaaaattgtttaaacaaattattcACAAATGACTGTAAAGATTTAGGGAAGAAGGACAAACTTCTAACCTATATTAGTGTTTCTaaaattctctttttttcaaaaaaggtGTACATTGaaaaaatgcataatatattaagtagtgaacttataaattttacttaCAGAGATCTGTATAGTGTTGTATACTCCCTAAACTGTTCAAAATTCTATGACTTACCTTTCTTTGAATCCGTGTTAaggaatatttataaattaaaacacaAATATGAACAAAGTAGAGTCTTAACTATTATAACCGTGTTTTGCTCCTTTAACGTTAACTTGGCCATATTCAATTTCCTCATGGCTTATGCGAACAAGAATGA CATGCAACCTATTAGTAGGGAGGGAAAAAACGAAATTCCAGAATTCAACAGAAACCAAG CGAAAAAATTGGAAGAAGATTTGGAAAACAAGGAAAGAATCTTAAAGGAGCTATCGTCTCATATAAAGGAA AATCATAACGCCGATAACATCACCTTTGAGGAGTTGG ACACGCTCGAGCTCAATTCGGGAGATTCTGTGCTAAAATGTGATGACTCTGAAGAAAG GTCTCTAATGAACGATgaagaaattaaaagatacttaaagaaaaggaaaaaaaaaagaaaaaagtaa
- the PmUG01_14078000 gene encoding cytoplasmic translation machinery associated protein, putative, producing the protein MPPKKENTKKIEKEKQKIVEDKTFGLKNKNKSKSVQRYIKGVQQQVFQTKKKPDEKRKEEKEKEKLNQQKLLLNSVYLKTEKVKKINELAATYDPKKSKESQKIDIYTDVRDNKNDKENDTIDQWDINRLTEVINIRHKNVNKTDIICKYFLSAVENKQYGWFWVCPNGGDNCKYKHCLPQGYVLKKSETTVDEKEERPLEEIIEEERAQFINNGTTVTLELFKKWLKEREEKKKLKKDEQKDKTEKKGRTNMLSGKELFTYDPTLFVDDDNAANTNEYDDLFYDDEEDQKEDTPEKKNYVNGKVENDKREDNIPINSELFIDELDDLDELD; encoded by the exons ATGCCTCCAAAAAAGGAGAAcactaaaaaaatagaaaaagaaaagcagAAAATTGTAGAAGATAAAACTTTTGGACTGAAAAACaagaataaaagtaaaagtgTTCAGAG GTATATCAAAGGCGTTCAGCAGCAAGTATTtcaaaccaaaaaaaaacctgacgaaaaaagaaaagaagaaaaagaaaaagaaaaattaaatcagCAGAAGTTACTACTAAATTCGGTTTATCTAA AAACAGAGAAggtcaaaaaaataaatgagttAGCTGCAACATATGATCCGAAAAAGTCCAAGGAATCacaaaaaatagatatttaCACTGATGTGcgtgataataaaaatgataaggaAAATGACACTATAGATCAGTGGGATATTAACAGATTAACAGaggttataaatataagacataaaaatgtaaataaaacgGACATTATATGTAAGTACTTTTTAAGCGCTGTCGAAAATAAG CAATATGGATGGTTTTGGGTATGTCCTAATGGAGGTGATAATTGCAAGTATAAGCACTGCTTGCCACAAG GATATGTATTAAAGAAGTCCGAAACGACAGTagatgaaaaagaagaaagacCTTTAGAAGAAATCATTGAGGAAGAG AGAGCACAATTTATAAACAACGGTACTACTGTTACACTAGAGCTGTTCAAAAAATGGTTAAAAGAAAgagaggaaaagaaaaaactaaaaaaagaCGAACAAAAAGACAAAACAGAAAAGAAAGGCAGAACGAACATGTTGTCTGGAAAGGAACTATTTACCTACGATCCTAC ATTATTCGTTGATGATGACAATGCCGCGAATACGAATGAATACGATGATTTGTTTTATGATGATGAGGAAGATCAAAAGGAGGATACAccagaaaagaaaaattatgttaatgGAAAAGTTGAAAATg ATAAAAGAGAGGATAATATACCAATAAATAGTGAATTGTTCATTGACGAACTG
- the PmUG01_14078200 gene encoding conserved Plasmodium protein, unknown function yields the protein MNMLCSDDYKNSITTIDLNDCFKNCGNSTSNNSYTNGTISHSNNNRIIKCIVRENAKKIREIVFKHWITQKKDAFSQCAYTAETNFDEETKQSRLSRSTSGCTCGCKDVESNERTFYIDYLYTQLIRHMYIILSTLNVEKKEKGGEFNFSKIYSYTYNYKQIETRDAKEYLRYYGIHDFDQNFSFFTYYNACSSKNHGIKIEKDDKDKWDKTNDKKSNFNMCIYLPTKKEVDILFIIEKLYDFFYFDLYVPITTKENDLIFFPFDLANNLLVKHEFNIYVPFLYIYFNSQVKKEKRTFHLNSFNIVTDTLSYFTFEEKKTIFFIPLIAYNKYGCRVGSGKGYYDRTLKDKQHEEQRKKEQMKYQYSSCKEIETKKHIKIGLSFDIFLYDINFSEHTDITLDYIINEKNIFHFLF from the coding sequence atgaatatgctCTGTTCGGACGATTACAAAAATAGTATCACAACAATAGACTTAAATGACTGTTTTAAAAACTGCGGAAATAGTACAAGTAATAATAGCTACACTAATGGCACGATCAGCcatagcaataataatagaataataaaatgcattGTACgagaaaatgcaaaaaaaattagagagATTGTTTTTAAACATTGGATAACTCAAAAAAAGGATGCCTTCTCTCAATGTGCATATACAGCAGAAACTAATTTTGACGAGGAAACAAAGCAAAGTCGTTTATCTCGTAGTACTAGCGGTTGTACCTGTGGTTGTAAAGATGTAGAATCTAATGAACGGACTTTTTATATAGACTATTTATACACACAATTAATAAGgcacatgtacataatacTGAGTACACTGAACgtagaaaaaaaggaaaaaggaggGGAGTTcaattttagtaaaatatatagttatacGTATAACTATAAACAGATTGAAACAAGGGATGCTAAGGAGTATTTAAGATATTACGGTATACATGATTTTGACCagaatttttccttttttaccTATTATAATGCATGTAGCAGCAAAAATCatggaataaaaatagaaaaggaTGATAAGGATAAATGGGACAAAACGAATGATAAGAAGTCCAATTTtaacatgtgcatatatttacCTACAAAGAAAGAAGtcgatattttatttattatagaaaaattgtatgattttttttattttgatctTTATGTTCCAATAACTACAAAGGAGAATGACTTAATTTTCTTTCCATTTGATTTAGCAAATAATCTGTTAGTCAAGCATgagtttaatatatatgtgccatttttatatatatacttcaaTTCACAAGTAAAAAAGGAGAAGAGGACTTTTCACTTGAACAGTTTTAATATAGTAACAGATACCCTTAGTTATTTTACAtttgaagagaaaaaaactatattttttattccattaattgcttataataaatatgggTGTAGAGTTGGAAGCGGTAAGGGCTATTATGATAGGACACTAAAAGATAAGCAACATGAAGAGCAGCggaaaaaagaacaaatgaaATATCAATATTCATCATGTAAAGAAATCGAAACAAAAaagcatataaaaattgGTCTCTcctttgatatttttttgtacgaCATAAATTTTTCTGAACATACTGATATTACATTGgactatataataaatgaaaagaacATTTTCCATTTTCTGTTTTGA